The following proteins are co-located in the Lolium rigidum isolate FL_2022 unplaced genomic scaffold, APGP_CSIRO_Lrig_0.1 contig_13094_1, whole genome shotgun sequence genome:
- the LOC124680350 gene encoding cytochrome P450 89A2-like, with product MEAWLLLLACLLIPFVLLLIAQRGAGKTKNGSRIPPGPFALPVLGSLLWLRHSSADLEPLLQRLFARHGPVVSLRAGSRLSIYVADRRVAHAALVERGAALADRPPATRALLGESDNTISRANYGPAWRLLRRNLVSETLHPSRVRLFAPARSWVRGVLADKLLRESEQAPPRGVMVVEAFRYAIFCLLVLMCFGERLDEAAVRAIGAAQRDWLMYVARKTSVFQFWPAVTKHLFRRRLKTGFALRRRQKELFLPLIEARRARKDRISRGAGTAAALKAHTTFEHSYVDTLLDIKLPDEGGRALTDDEMANLCSEFLTAGTDATTTALQWIMAELVKNPRIQENLYNEIKATTTGPEEVTEEEVKKMPYLKAVVLEGLRKHPPGHFVLAHKAAEDIEISGYLFPKGATVNFMVADMGRDEREWQKPTEFVPERFLPGGDGEGVDVTGSREIRMMPFGVGRRICAGLGIAMLHLEYFVAVLVKEFEWKEVPGDEVDLAEKTEFSVVMAKPLRARLVPRGRN from the coding sequence ATGGAGGCATGGCTCCTGCTCCTCGCCTGCCTCCTCATCCccttcgtcctcctcctgatcGCGCAGCGTGGCGCGGGTAAAACCAAGAATGGCAGCCGCATCCCGCCGGGACCCTTCGCCCTGCCGGTGCTCGGCAGCCTGCTGTGGCTGAGGCACTCCTCGGCCGACCTTGAGCCCCTCCTCCAGCGCCTCTTCGCGCGGCACGGCCCCGTCGTGTCGCTGCGCGCCGGATCCCGCCTCTCCATCTACGTGGCCGACCGGCGCGTGGCCCACGCAGCCCTGGTGGAGCGAGGCGCCGCGCTGGCCGACCGCCCGCCGGCCACGCGCGCTCTCCTCGGCGAGAGCGACAACACCATCTCGCGCGCCAACTATGGTCCCGCGTGGCGCCTCCTGCGCCGCAACCTCGTCTCCGAGACGCTGCACCCGTCGCGCGTCCGCCTCTTCGCGCCCGCGCGCTCCTGGGTGCGCGGCGTGCTCGCGGACAAGCTGCTGCGGGAGTCCGAGCAGGCGCCGCCCCGCGGGGTCATGGTCGTGGAAGCTTTCCGGTACGCCATCTTCTGCCTCCTCgtgctcatgtgctttggagagAGGCTCGACGAGGCCGCGGTGCGGGCGATTGGCGCCGCGCAGCGCGACTGGCTCATGTACGTCGCGCGCAAGACGAGCGTCTTCCAGTTCTGGCCGGCAGTCACCAAGCACCTCTTCCGCCGCCGTCTCAAGACGGGATTCGCCCTGCGGCGGCGGCAGAAGGAGCTCTTCCTGCCGCTGATTGAGGCTCGGCGGGCGCGCAAGGATCGGATCAGCCGAGGCGCGGGCACAGCAGCCGCGCTGAAGGCTCACACGACGTTCGAGCACTCGTACGTGGACACCCTCCTCGACATCAAGCTCCCCGACGAGGGGGGGCGAGCGCTCACCGACGACGAGATGGCCAACCTTTGCTCCGAGTTCCTCACCGCCGGAACCGACGCGACTACCACCGCGCTGCAGTGGATCATGGCCGAGCTGGTCAAGAACCCGCGCATCCAAGAAAATCTTTACAACGAGATCAAAGCGACGACGACTGGACCAGAGGAggtcaccgaggaggaggtgaaaaAGATGCCGTACCTCAAGGCCGTCGTCTTGGAGGGACTGCGCAAGCACCCACCGGGGCACTTCGTGTTGGCGCACAAGGCGGCGGAGGACATCGAGATCAGCGGGTACCTGTTCCCCAAGGGCGCCACGGTGAACTTCATGGTTGCCGACATGGGCAGGGACGAGCGAGAGTGGCAGAAACCCACCGAGTTTGTGCCGGAGCGTTTCTTGCCGGGTGGCGACGGTGAGGGGGTGGACGTGACCGGCAGCAGGGAGATAAGGATGATGCCGTTCGGCGTAGGGAGGAGGATCTGCGCCGGGCTCGGCATCGCCATGCTGCACCTGGAGTACTTCGTGGCCGTTTTGGTCAAGGAGTTCGAGTGGAAGGAGGTTCCAGGTGACGAGGTAGACCTCGCCGAGAAGACGGAGTTCTCTGTAGTCATGGCCAAGCCGCTCCGCGCACGGCTGGTGCCCAGGGGCAGGAACTGA